One region of Terriglobia bacterium genomic DNA includes:
- a CDS encoding TetR/AcrR family transcriptional regulator, translated as MSTSQVRIPAGERRQQILDLATELFARQGYQGTTTRQIAQQVRVNEAIIFRHFPTKEELYWAVIENQIRIRAGRARLEAKLAAGGSDRDVLTAIAEELLSRDVTLSRLLLYTALENHELTHRFFRTHVAQYLELLADFIRCGIAQGRFRDVDPLLAARGFLGMIVYHFQIQELFGGKRVQTFDPQHVSATLVDVWLHGMEVPRS; from the coding sequence ATGTCGACCTCCCAGGTGAGAATTCCGGCGGGGGAGCGGCGTCAGCAGATTCTGGATTTGGCCACCGAGCTGTTCGCACGACAGGGTTATCAAGGGACGACAACGCGGCAGATCGCCCAGCAAGTGCGCGTCAACGAGGCGATCATCTTTCGTCATTTTCCCACGAAGGAAGAGCTGTACTGGGCGGTCATTGAGAACCAAATCCGGATTCGCGCGGGACGGGCGCGCCTCGAAGCCAAGCTGGCGGCGGGCGGCAGCGACCGCGACGTGCTGACCGCCATCGCCGAAGAGTTGCTGAGCCGCGACGTCACCCTCAGCCGGCTTCTGCTGTACACCGCACTGGAGAACCACGAACTGACGCACCGCTTCTTCCGCACTCATGTGGCGCAATATTTGGAGCTGCTGGCCGATTTCATTCGGTGCGGGATTGCGCAAGGCCGCTTCCGCGATGTTGATCCGCTGCTGGCGGCGCGTGGCTTCCTGGGCATGATTGTGTACCATTTCCAGATCCAGGAACTGTTCGGCGGCAAGCGGGTGCAGACCTTCGATCCGCAGCACGTCAGCGCAACGCTGGTCGATGTCTGGCTGCACGGAATGGAAGTACCGAGGAGCTAG